The following coding sequences lie in one Chelonia mydas isolate rCheMyd1 chromosome 6, rCheMyd1.pri.v2, whole genome shotgun sequence genomic window:
- the LOC119566344 gene encoding up-regulator of cell proliferation isoform X4 translates to MENEPKNLGGTVFSEKENVEEKNKAFQGLLSQLNLQEYQSTKLRLQHVLEIGSESTENWTPQMLGDLPWHFLRKLMTLNGTARNTSLVHRAYDDEGGSEEAQIAGGDVFSFSDTDIRESLHPLDVLCAVLLCSDSFLQQEILSKMSMCQFALPLLLPPINTPKCTLLLWAMRDIVKKWRPHSLAESRGFREESLVLTAMPTISFVRIGNCSFSKSKLLNEVLSPSQQHHDFFIHRDMDSGNVPREIADGLVEISWYFPAGRENSDLFPEPVAATNLRGDIESHWLQFSFLTVVSSAVFIVTESISERQYMLLSSLQGSATKYYFILNCKNGNPKETLGFLNKLAPVLNLSKSQLLKKDSTTNNAGFVQKLKYTIKSITSSPPERMNLEAMAVTARELGIQVDEDRKECQSASKRAREITVEIKDVVKYKREMLRLQGDLWEKLAKVEKELCRMRRQGETATEDYKCQLREKQLELRRQQNQCDLTDGLIKFINGIEQLPLMEKHYFLKWMKFSLDHIARDNLFKLRDQYKGKSKMAGDDPQALTMLDKLISTTSLGVEHFMRELGQFYEAECSMVKEGDKAEGQRHFIHLPGIAADLMLEGFPVELIDGDSSNIPLHWVTDVLTELHAKLGGRSRMVVLTVLGVQSTGKSTLLNTMFGLQFAVSSGRCTRGAFMMLIKVAENFQQELGCDFILVIDTEGLKAPELALLEDSYQHDNELATLVIGLSDITIVNMAMENATEMKDILQIAVHAFLRMEEIGQKANCQFVHQNVSDVSAHEQNMRDRKHLLEQLNEMTKAAARMEKQCKKVKFSCIMDYDAEKHNWYIPGLWHGVPPMAPVNMGYSERVCELKKYLLDFIKKQSCNRAPKDIPQFVKWMESLWNAVKHENFIFSFRNSLVAEAYNQLSMKYSEWEWHFRKEIQLWVSEKETVIQNQTSEKLQASALSMLKNEAQEKLQHEKQKVLDNLQDYFESGVSNLHLIEKYREDFIRSANSLKNELESYCEHKCEVAIRIRKGQHKTENIQTSYMQIIEGKVDRVLDECRNKKHKLEHEELKSEFENMWRETLSELKFSSLQKREVHREMESQLRKDLANRGSAVRQKLQESGSLLFYGINNFRMKNEYIDTAWIKTMKQLLSTGECETTVHTEELAKSLIDEGNRYSEEKVNSKVDYDEIHCRELLNMINERLQQEDVKKLGTTACFEVDLKIHILGKAAWRFQKMHEHFIQENDPQCRLEKLKPQYFSTFTDLYLEKDENQTRARDFCYQCLKPALVDYINKRLGIEIVDDILNKAESIEYGSRTFFQFTVQKKLLEEMNFDNYVKYIKNYEEFVKTWIQRRMMDHYRETKRLGELEKKILSTIVKKVREVLESSRNEKNTPVLAFLNNFCEALQQDLVISKDNLLGIRFKNTAKTGQFCANIQTFLLDLEQEILLQFGGLDIQTKLSHLSLKPQDEIFKRVFGCGKQCPFCKVPCEAGGSDHKEHFASVHRPQGLGGYRYLDTQKLVYDICSSEVVSENSFRNSDTKGKRHPYKDYRIYYPDWRIQPDPSIEASDYWKFIFQKFNHQLANSYNANPADLPRDWGKITETRAQEGLKEVFNMK, encoded by the exons ATGGAGAATGAACCCAAGAATTTAGGAGGCACTGTAttctcagaaaaagaaaatgttgaag agaaaaataaagcttttcaAGGACTCCTTTCTCAGCTAAACCTGCAGGAATACCAAAGCACAAAACTCAGGCTGCAGCATGTCCTGGAAATTGGCTCAGAAAGTACAGAAAACTGGACTCCTCAGATGTTAGGGGATTTACCGTGgcatttcctgaggaaactaatGACTCTGAATGGGACAGCCAGAAACACAAGCCTTGTGCATAGAGCATATGATGATGAAGGAGGCAGTGAGGAGGCACAGATTGCAGGTGGAGATGTTTTTAGTTTTAGTGACACTGACATCAGAGAGTCTCTACATCCCCTCGATGTTCTCTGTGCCGTTCTGCTTTGCTCCGACAGTTTCCTACAGCAGGAGATCCTCTCCAAAATGTCCATGTGCCAGTttgccctccctctgctgctacctCCCATCAACACGCCCAAGTGCACCCTACTGCTGTGGGCCATGAGGGACATTGTGAAGAAGTGGAGGCCACACTccctggcagagagcagagggttcagagaggagagccTGGTGCTCACAGCAATGCCAACCATTTCCTTTGTGCGGATTGGGAActgcagcttctccaagtccAAACTCCTCAATGaggttctcagcccctcccagcagcaccacgATTTCTTTATCCATCGGGACATGGACTCTGGGAATGTCCCTCGGGAAATCGCAGATGGGCTGGTTGAGATTTCCTGGTATTTCCCTGCTGGGAGGGAGAATTCAGATCTTTTCCCAGAACCCGTTGCAGCTACAAATCTGCGTGGAGACATTGAAtctcactggctgcagttcagctTTTTAACAGTGGTCTCCTCAGCAGTGTTCATAGTTACTGAGAGCATCAGTGAGAGACAATACATGCTGTTATCATCCCTGCAGGGATCAGCCACTAAATACTACTTTATCCTCAACTGCAAGAATGGAAATCCCAAGGAAACATTGGGATTCCTTAATAAGTTGGCTCCAGTGCTGAATCTGAGCAAATCGCAACTGCTGAAGAAAGACAGCACCACAAATAATGCAGGATTtgttcaaaaactgaaatatacaATAAAAAGCATAACAAGTTCACCTCCCGAGAGAATGAATTTGGAAGCCATGGCTGTGACTGCACGTGAACTAGGAATCCAGGTAGATGAGGACCGTAAGGAATGCCAGAGTGCAAGCAAGCGGGCGAGAGAAATCACGGTGGAAATAAAAGATGTGGTAAAGTACAAGAGGGAAATGCTGAGACTGCAGGGGGATCTCTGGGAAAAATTGGCTAAAGTGGAAAAAGAACTGTGCAGAATGAGAAGGCAAGGGGAGACTGCCACGGAAGACTATAAATGTCAACTGAGAGAGAAACAGTTGGAATTACGTAGACAGCAGAATCAATGTGACCTTACTGATGGATTGATTAAATTTATTAATGGAATAGAACAATTGCCTTTAATGGAGAAACATTACTTCCTGAAATGGATGAAGTTTAGCCTGGATCACATTGCTCGAGATAATCTTTTTAAACTACGGGATCAATATAAAGGGAAAAGTAAAATGGCAGGAGATGACCCACAAGCACTAACTATGCTGGATAAATTAATATCTACCACTTCCTTAGGGGTTGAGCATTTCATGCGTGAGTTGGGGCAGTTCTATGAAGCTGAATGCTCAATGGTTAAAGAAGGAGACAAGGCAGAAGGCCAAAGACATTTCATCCATCTCCCAGGCATAGCAGCTGACCTGATGCTGGAAGGGTTTCCTGTGGAACTGATAGATGGAGATTCATCCAACATCCCACTGCATTGGGTGACAGATGTTCTGACTGAGCTCCATGCCAAGCTGGGGGGAAGGTCCAGAATGGTGGTTCTGACGGTGCTGGGAGTGCAGAGCACTGGGAAATCCACCCTCCTCAACACCATGTTCGGCCTGCAGTTTGCAGTGAGCAGTGGCCGATGTACGCGAGGAGCCTTCATGATGCTCATTAAAGTGGCAGAGAACTTTCAGCAGGAACTGGGCTGTGACTTCATCCTGGTGATAGACACAGAAGGCTTGAAAGCCCCTGAACTGGCCCTGCTGGAGGATAGTTATCAACATGACAATGAGCTGGCCACACTGGTGATTGGGTTAAGTGACATAACCATCGTTAACATGGCCATGGAGAATGCCACTGAAATGAAGGATATTCTGCAAATTGCGGTCCATGCCTTTCTCAGAATGGAGGAAATAGGGCAAAAAGCCAACTGCCAATTTGTGCATCAGAATGTCAGTGATGTGTCTGCGCATGAACAAAACATGAGGGACAGGAAGCACCTCCTAGAGCAGCTGAATGAAATGACCAAAGCTGCAGCTAGGAtggaaaaacaatgtaaaaaagtGAAATTTTCATGTATTATGGACTATGATGCAGAGAAACACAACTGGTACATCCCTGGGCTGTGGCATGGAGTCCCTCCCATGGCTCCAGTGAACATGGGATACAGTGAGAGGGTGTGTGAGCTAAAGAAATACCTGCTTGATTTTATAAAGAAACAGTCATGTAATAGAGCCCCTAAGGACATTCCCCAGTTTGTCAAATGGATGGAGAGCCTGTGGAATGCTGTAAAACACGAGAACTTCATCTTCAGTTTCAGAAACAGCCTTGTAGCTGAAGCCTATAACCAGCTGTCTATGAAGTATTCCGAGTGGGAGTGGCATTTCCGCAAAGAGATACAACTCTGGGTATCTGAAAAGGAAACTGTCATTCAGAATCAGACATCAGAGAAACTACAGGCTAGTGCCTTATCCATGTTGAAAAATGAGGCACAGGAAAAACTGCAGCACGAGAAACAAAAAGTTTTGGATAATTTACAAGATTATTTTGAAAGTGGAGTTTCGAATCTGCACCTGAtagaaaagtacagagaagattTTATCAGGAGTGCAAACAGCCTCAAAAACGAACTTGAGAGCTACTGCGAGCACAAGTGCGAGGTAGCAATTCGAATTCGAAAAGGCCAGCACAAGACAGAAAACATCCAGACCTCATACATGCAGATAATTGAAGGGAAAGTTGACAGGGTCTTGGATGAATGTAGGAATAAAAAACATAAACTAGAGCATGAggaactgaaatcagaatttgaaAACATGTGGAGAGAAACACTGTCAGAGTTGAAGTTCAGCAGCTTACAGAAACGTGAAGTTCATCGAGAGATGGAGTCCCAGTTGAGAAAGGACCTGGCAAATCGAGGGAGTGCTGTCAGGCAGAAGCTACAGGAATCAGGTAGTTTGTTGTTTTATGGAATTAacaatttcagaatgaaaaacgAGTACATAGATACAGCATGGATCAAAACTATGAAACAACTGTTGTCCACAGGGGAATGTGAAACAACTGTTCACACAGAAGAACTTGCTAAATCCTTAATAGATGAGGGTAACAGATACTCGGAAGAAAAGGTAAATTCCAAAGTGGACTACGATGAAATCCATTGCAGAGAACTGCTGAACATGATCAACGAGAGGCTCCAACAGGAGGATGTTAAAAAACTCGGCACTACTGCTTGCTTTGAAGTTGACCTGAAAATTCATATTTTGGGGAAGGCAGCTTGGAGATTTCAGAAGATGCATGAACATTTTATCCAAGAAAATGATCCTCAGTGTCGTCTAGAGAAGCTGAAACCTCAGTATTTCTCCACCTTTACTGACCTGTATTTGGAAAAAGATGAGAACCAAACAAGGGCCAGGGATTTCTGTTATCAGTGTCTCAAACCTGCCCTGGTGGATTATATCAACAAAAGGCTAGGAATAGAGATAGTAGATGACATTCTCAACAAGGCAGAGTCCATTGAATATGGCAGCCGGACCTTTTTCCAGTTCACTGTACAGAAAAAGCTTCTGGAGGAGATGAACTTTGATAACTAtgtgaaatatattaaaaactacGAAGAATTTGTCAAAACCTGGATTCAGAGACGGATGATGGATCATTACAGGGAGACTAAGCGTCTGGGAGAGTTGGAGAAAAAGATTCTATCTACAATAGTAAAGAAAGTGAGGGAAGTTCTGGAAAGctccagaaatgaaaaaaatacccCAGTCTTAgcatttttaaacaacttttgCGAAGCGCTGCAGCAGGACCTAGTCATTTCCAAGGACAACTTACTTGGGATACGGTTTAAAAACACAGCGAAAACAGGCCAGTTTTGTGCTAATATTCAAACTTTTCTTCTGGATCTGGAACAAGAAATCTTACTCCAATTTGGTGGTTTGGATATTCAGACCAAACTCTCCCATCTGTCATTAAAACCCCAGGATGAGATCTTCAAGCGAGTGtttggctgtgggaagcagtgtccATTTTGTAAAGTCCCCTGTGAAGCAGGAGGCAGTGACCACAAGGAGCATTTTGCATCTGTGCATCGGCCACAAGGATTAGGCGGTTACAGGTATCTTGATACACAAAAACTTGTCTATGATATATGCTCATCTGAAGTGGTTTCTGAGAACTCATTCCGAAATTCAGACACAAAAGGGAAACGTCATCCCTACAAAGATTATCGCATCTATTACCCAGACTGGCGCATTCAGCCAGATCCCAGCATTGAGGCTTCTGATTACTGGAagtttatttttcagaagttcAATCACCAGTTAGCTAACAGTTATAATGCTAACCCAGCAGATCTCCCAAGAGACTGGGGAAAAATAACTGAAACTCGGGCACAGGAAGGCCTAAAAGAAGTCTTTAACATGAAATAA
- the LOC119566344 gene encoding interferon-induced very large GTPase 1 isoform X2 — protein sequence MATGDKYRILSTKRKELIQLIQRDPDNILDELLALSIITEEEYNSFNQKEDIVIKIRKLLIHIQKKGESTCQQFLECLEILFPGTNQNLQPSGHGSSSMENEPKNLGGTVFSEKENVEEKNKAFQGLLSQLNLQEYQSTKLRLQHVLEIGSESTENWTPQMLGDLPWHFLRKLMTLNGTARNTSLVHRAYDDEGGSEEAQIAGGDVFSFSDTDIRESLHPLDVLCAVLLCSDSFLQQEILSKMSMCQFALPLLLPPINTPKCTLLLWAMRDIVKKWRPHSLAESRGFREESLVLTAMPTISFVRIGNCSFSKSKLLNEVLSPSQQHHDFFIHRDMDSGNVPREIADGLVEISWYFPAGRENSDLFPEPVAATNLRGDIESHWLQFSFLTVVSSAVFIVTESISERQYMLLSSLQGSATKYYFILNCKNGNPKETLGFLNKLAPVLNLSKSQLLKKDSTTNNAGFVQKLKYTIKSITSSPPERMNLEAMAVTARELGIQVDEDRKECQSASKRAREITVEIKDVVKYKREMLRLQGDLWEKLAKVEKELCRMRRQGETATEDYKCQLREKQLELRRQQNQCDLTDGLIKFINGIEQLPLMEKHYFLKWMKFSLDHIARDNLFKLRDQYKGKSKMAGDDPQALTMLDKLISTTSLGVEHFMRELGQFYEAECSMVKEGDKAEGQRHFIHLPGIAADLMLEGFPVELIDGDSSNIPLHWVTDVLTELHAKLGGRSRMVVLTVLGVQSTGKSTLLNTMFGLQFAVSSGRCTRGAFMMLIKVAENFQQELGCDFILVIDTEGLKAPELALLEDSYQHDNELATLVIGLSDITIVNMAMENATEMKDILQIAVHAFLRMEEIGQKANCQFVHQNVSDVSAHEQNMRDRKHLLEQLNEMTKAAARMEKQCKKVKFSCIMDYDAEKHNWYIPGLWHGVPPMAPVNMGYSERVCELKKYLLDFIKKQSCNRAPKDIPQFVKWMESLWNAVKHENFIFSFRNSLVAEAYNQLSMKYSEWEWHFRKEIQLWVSEKETVIQNQTSEKLQASALSMLKNEAQEKLQHEKQKVLDNLQDYFESGVSNLHLIEKYREDFIRSANSLKNELESYCEHKCEVAIRIRKGQHKTENIQTSYMQIIEGKVDRVLDECRNKKHKLEHEELKSEFENMWRETLSELKFSSLQKREVHREMESQLRKDLANRGSAVRQKLQESGSLLFYGINNFRMKNEYIDTAWIKTMKQLLSTGECETTVHTEELAKSLIDEGNRYSEEKVNSKVDYDEIHCRELLNMINERLQQEDVKKLGTTACFEVDLKIHILGKAAWRFQKMHEHFIQENDPQCRLEKLKPQYFSTFTDLYLEKDENQTRARDFCYQCLKPALVDYINKRLGIEIVDDILNKAESIEYGSRTFFQFTVQKKLLEEMNFDNYVKYIKNYEEFVKTWIQRRMMDHYRETKRLGELEKKILSTIVKKVREVLESSRNEKNTPVLAFLNNFCEALQQDLVISKDNLLGIRFKNTAKTGQFCANIQTFLLDLEQEILLQFGGLDIQTKLSHLSLKPQDEIFKRVFGCGKQCPFCKVPCEAGGSDHKEHFASVHRPQGLGGYRYLDTQKLVYDICSSEVVSENSFRNSDTKGKRHPYKDYRIYYPDWRIQPDPSIEASDYWKFIFQKFNHQLANSYNANPADLPRDWGKITETRAQEGLKEVFNMK from the exons ATGGCCACTGGTGACAAATACCGGATTCTAAGCACCAAACGCAAAGAGCTGATACAACTTATTCAAAGAGACCCTGATAACATCTTGGATGAGTTACTTGCCCTGTCCATCATCACAGAGGAGGAGTACAACAGCTTCAATCAAAAAGAGGACATCGTGATCAAAATCAGGAAGTTGTTAATTCACATACAGAAAAAAGGGGAGTCAACCTGCCAGCAATTTCTGGAGTGTTTAGAAATCCTCTTTCCTGGCACCAATCAGAATTTACAACCTTCTGGCCATG GATCTTCAAGTATGGAGAATGAACCCAAGAATTTAGGAGGCACTGTAttctcagaaaaagaaaatgttgaag agaaaaataaagcttttcaAGGACTCCTTTCTCAGCTAAACCTGCAGGAATACCAAAGCACAAAACTCAGGCTGCAGCATGTCCTGGAAATTGGCTCAGAAAGTACAGAAAACTGGACTCCTCAGATGTTAGGGGATTTACCGTGgcatttcctgaggaaactaatGACTCTGAATGGGACAGCCAGAAACACAAGCCTTGTGCATAGAGCATATGATGATGAAGGAGGCAGTGAGGAGGCACAGATTGCAGGTGGAGATGTTTTTAGTTTTAGTGACACTGACATCAGAGAGTCTCTACATCCCCTCGATGTTCTCTGTGCCGTTCTGCTTTGCTCCGACAGTTTCCTACAGCAGGAGATCCTCTCCAAAATGTCCATGTGCCAGTttgccctccctctgctgctacctCCCATCAACACGCCCAAGTGCACCCTACTGCTGTGGGCCATGAGGGACATTGTGAAGAAGTGGAGGCCACACTccctggcagagagcagagggttcagagaggagagccTGGTGCTCACAGCAATGCCAACCATTTCCTTTGTGCGGATTGGGAActgcagcttctccaagtccAAACTCCTCAATGaggttctcagcccctcccagcagcaccacgATTTCTTTATCCATCGGGACATGGACTCTGGGAATGTCCCTCGGGAAATCGCAGATGGGCTGGTTGAGATTTCCTGGTATTTCCCTGCTGGGAGGGAGAATTCAGATCTTTTCCCAGAACCCGTTGCAGCTACAAATCTGCGTGGAGACATTGAAtctcactggctgcagttcagctTTTTAACAGTGGTCTCCTCAGCAGTGTTCATAGTTACTGAGAGCATCAGTGAGAGACAATACATGCTGTTATCATCCCTGCAGGGATCAGCCACTAAATACTACTTTATCCTCAACTGCAAGAATGGAAATCCCAAGGAAACATTGGGATTCCTTAATAAGTTGGCTCCAGTGCTGAATCTGAGCAAATCGCAACTGCTGAAGAAAGACAGCACCACAAATAATGCAGGATTtgttcaaaaactgaaatatacaATAAAAAGCATAACAAGTTCACCTCCCGAGAGAATGAATTTGGAAGCCATGGCTGTGACTGCACGTGAACTAGGAATCCAGGTAGATGAGGACCGTAAGGAATGCCAGAGTGCAAGCAAGCGGGCGAGAGAAATCACGGTGGAAATAAAAGATGTGGTAAAGTACAAGAGGGAAATGCTGAGACTGCAGGGGGATCTCTGGGAAAAATTGGCTAAAGTGGAAAAAGAACTGTGCAGAATGAGAAGGCAAGGGGAGACTGCCACGGAAGACTATAAATGTCAACTGAGAGAGAAACAGTTGGAATTACGTAGACAGCAGAATCAATGTGACCTTACTGATGGATTGATTAAATTTATTAATGGAATAGAACAATTGCCTTTAATGGAGAAACATTACTTCCTGAAATGGATGAAGTTTAGCCTGGATCACATTGCTCGAGATAATCTTTTTAAACTACGGGATCAATATAAAGGGAAAAGTAAAATGGCAGGAGATGACCCACAAGCACTAACTATGCTGGATAAATTAATATCTACCACTTCCTTAGGGGTTGAGCATTTCATGCGTGAGTTGGGGCAGTTCTATGAAGCTGAATGCTCAATGGTTAAAGAAGGAGACAAGGCAGAAGGCCAAAGACATTTCATCCATCTCCCAGGCATAGCAGCTGACCTGATGCTGGAAGGGTTTCCTGTGGAACTGATAGATGGAGATTCATCCAACATCCCACTGCATTGGGTGACAGATGTTCTGACTGAGCTCCATGCCAAGCTGGGGGGAAGGTCCAGAATGGTGGTTCTGACGGTGCTGGGAGTGCAGAGCACTGGGAAATCCACCCTCCTCAACACCATGTTCGGCCTGCAGTTTGCAGTGAGCAGTGGCCGATGTACGCGAGGAGCCTTCATGATGCTCATTAAAGTGGCAGAGAACTTTCAGCAGGAACTGGGCTGTGACTTCATCCTGGTGATAGACACAGAAGGCTTGAAAGCCCCTGAACTGGCCCTGCTGGAGGATAGTTATCAACATGACAATGAGCTGGCCACACTGGTGATTGGGTTAAGTGACATAACCATCGTTAACATGGCCATGGAGAATGCCACTGAAATGAAGGATATTCTGCAAATTGCGGTCCATGCCTTTCTCAGAATGGAGGAAATAGGGCAAAAAGCCAACTGCCAATTTGTGCATCAGAATGTCAGTGATGTGTCTGCGCATGAACAAAACATGAGGGACAGGAAGCACCTCCTAGAGCAGCTGAATGAAATGACCAAAGCTGCAGCTAGGAtggaaaaacaatgtaaaaaagtGAAATTTTCATGTATTATGGACTATGATGCAGAGAAACACAACTGGTACATCCCTGGGCTGTGGCATGGAGTCCCTCCCATGGCTCCAGTGAACATGGGATACAGTGAGAGGGTGTGTGAGCTAAAGAAATACCTGCTTGATTTTATAAAGAAACAGTCATGTAATAGAGCCCCTAAGGACATTCCCCAGTTTGTCAAATGGATGGAGAGCCTGTGGAATGCTGTAAAACACGAGAACTTCATCTTCAGTTTCAGAAACAGCCTTGTAGCTGAAGCCTATAACCAGCTGTCTATGAAGTATTCCGAGTGGGAGTGGCATTTCCGCAAAGAGATACAACTCTGGGTATCTGAAAAGGAAACTGTCATTCAGAATCAGACATCAGAGAAACTACAGGCTAGTGCCTTATCCATGTTGAAAAATGAGGCACAGGAAAAACTGCAGCACGAGAAACAAAAAGTTTTGGATAATTTACAAGATTATTTTGAAAGTGGAGTTTCGAATCTGCACCTGAtagaaaagtacagagaagattTTATCAGGAGTGCAAACAGCCTCAAAAACGAACTTGAGAGCTACTGCGAGCACAAGTGCGAGGTAGCAATTCGAATTCGAAAAGGCCAGCACAAGACAGAAAACATCCAGACCTCATACATGCAGATAATTGAAGGGAAAGTTGACAGGGTCTTGGATGAATGTAGGAATAAAAAACATAAACTAGAGCATGAggaactgaaatcagaatttgaaAACATGTGGAGAGAAACACTGTCAGAGTTGAAGTTCAGCAGCTTACAGAAACGTGAAGTTCATCGAGAGATGGAGTCCCAGTTGAGAAAGGACCTGGCAAATCGAGGGAGTGCTGTCAGGCAGAAGCTACAGGAATCAGGTAGTTTGTTGTTTTATGGAATTAacaatttcagaatgaaaaacgAGTACATAGATACAGCATGGATCAAAACTATGAAACAACTGTTGTCCACAGGGGAATGTGAAACAACTGTTCACACAGAAGAACTTGCTAAATCCTTAATAGATGAGGGTAACAGATACTCGGAAGAAAAGGTAAATTCCAAAGTGGACTACGATGAAATCCATTGCAGAGAACTGCTGAACATGATCAACGAGAGGCTCCAACAGGAGGATGTTAAAAAACTCGGCACTACTGCTTGCTTTGAAGTTGACCTGAAAATTCATATTTTGGGGAAGGCAGCTTGGAGATTTCAGAAGATGCATGAACATTTTATCCAAGAAAATGATCCTCAGTGTCGTCTAGAGAAGCTGAAACCTCAGTATTTCTCCACCTTTACTGACCTGTATTTGGAAAAAGATGAGAACCAAACAAGGGCCAGGGATTTCTGTTATCAGTGTCTCAAACCTGCCCTGGTGGATTATATCAACAAAAGGCTAGGAATAGAGATAGTAGATGACATTCTCAACAAGGCAGAGTCCATTGAATATGGCAGCCGGACCTTTTTCCAGTTCACTGTACAGAAAAAGCTTCTGGAGGAGATGAACTTTGATAACTAtgtgaaatatattaaaaactacGAAGAATTTGTCAAAACCTGGATTCAGAGACGGATGATGGATCATTACAGGGAGACTAAGCGTCTGGGAGAGTTGGAGAAAAAGATTCTATCTACAATAGTAAAGAAAGTGAGGGAAGTTCTGGAAAGctccagaaatgaaaaaaatacccCAGTCTTAgcatttttaaacaacttttgCGAAGCGCTGCAGCAGGACCTAGTCATTTCCAAGGACAACTTACTTGGGATACGGTTTAAAAACACAGCGAAAACAGGCCAGTTTTGTGCTAATATTCAAACTTTTCTTCTGGATCTGGAACAAGAAATCTTACTCCAATTTGGTGGTTTGGATATTCAGACCAAACTCTCCCATCTGTCATTAAAACCCCAGGATGAGATCTTCAAGCGAGTGtttggctgtgggaagcagtgtccATTTTGTAAAGTCCCCTGTGAAGCAGGAGGCAGTGACCACAAGGAGCATTTTGCATCTGTGCATCGGCCACAAGGATTAGGCGGTTACAGGTATCTTGATACACAAAAACTTGTCTATGATATATGCTCATCTGAAGTGGTTTCTGAGAACTCATTCCGAAATTCAGACACAAAAGGGAAACGTCATCCCTACAAAGATTATCGCATCTATTACCCAGACTGGCGCATTCAGCCAGATCCCAGCATTGAGGCTTCTGATTACTGGAagtttatttttcagaagttcAATCACCAGTTAGCTAACAGTTATAATGCTAACCCAGCAGATCTCCCAAGAGACTGGGGAAAAATAACTGAAACTCGGGCACAGGAAGGCCTAAAAGAAGTCTTTAACATGAAATAA